In Segatella copri, the DNA window CGCAGCCGCTGTTTGTAATGCAGGAGAAGAAGCAGTTGTAGACAGGTGTCTGTACCAATACCTTTTCGCCAGGCATGCAGATGGCTTTCAGACAGCAGGAAATGGCTGGTACAACGCCTGAAGTATAGAGAATCCAGTCTTTCTCTATCTTCCACTGGTGGCGGCGGGAGAACCAGCTGATGATAGCCTCGTAATAAGAATCAGGTACGAGGGTATAGCCGAAGATACCATGAGCTACGCGCTTCTGCAGAGCTTCGATGATGCAGGGAGCTGTCTGGAAATCCATATCTGCTACCCACATAGGAATAACGCCGTCTTCTTTCACCAAATCCCATTTGTATGAGTTGGTTCCACGACGTTCGATGATTTCATCAAAATTGTATTTCATATTTGTTTTCTATCTATGTTGTTTCTTCTATCTATATAGGATAAATCTCTTATTTATATAGGATAAATCTCTTTTTCTCCTAATTGAAATCTTCGTTCATAGACTTTGAATGTACGTTCAAAGACATTGAACGTACATTCAAAGCTTTTGAACGGCCGTTCAATGTCTATGAACGGAGATTTCAGTTAAGTGTAAGAATAATTAGTTATGGGAACAATAAGTAATTTACTTGATTGTTGTCATTTCTGTAATTACCTCTTAAACTATTTCGATTTATCTGTGATTTTACATGCACCCTTTGGCGCTTTGGCAAACTCAGTATATGTTACGCTTCCCACTTCGTCTGCCTCGATTCTTCCGGAGATAGGGTTCTTGATATTGGTGATACTTCCCTTGATCTGTGCATCGATGTTGGTGCAATCCTCGAAGGCACGGTCGCATTCCTTATCAAAGGTGCAATTCTCCAGAGTTACATGGTCCATGTAGCAGAGAGGCTGCTCGCCGCTGATGTGGCAACGTACGAACTTGATGTTCTTGCTGTGCCAGGCCAGATACTCACCATTCAGTTCCGAATCATAGACGGTTACATTCTCGCATTCCCAGAAACTGTCCTTGGTTGTAATCTTTGCGTTGTGAATCTCCACATTTCTGCAGTATTGGAATACATATTTAGAGTCGCTCTCAAGTCCGTCTACATAGATATTCTTGGAGAACATGAATGGATAAGTTCCATCGTGGAGTTTTACGTTCTTCAGTTTCAAGCCATCTACCTTCCAGAAAGTCTCATCAGCATCTGTGATGTTTACGTTCTCCAAATCCAGATTCTTCATTTCGCGGAAGAACTTAGGCCCATCGATGGCGCAGTCTTTCATCACCATATTATCACTATACCAGATGGCCGAACGGCTTTCTGGGGCGAAGTAGCAGTCTGTGATAAGGGAACCGTCCACATGCCACCAAGGGTATTTGCCATAAAACTTGGAATGGTGGCATTCTATGTTTTGGCAGCACTTGATGCCCGATTCGCCATCTGTAATCGTAATATCTTCTAAACGTACATCGTGAGCACCGAAAAGAGGGCGCTCGCCCCCGAATGATTTCTTCTTTATCAATTCCATAATTTTCTATTATCCTTTCTTGTTTGTTATTTCTGTGTGCAAAATTACAAAAATAATGCCAAATTCGTATAACCTGATTTACAGAAAAATGTAACGATATGGCGTATTTGGGGATAAATGGTCGCTATAGGGGAAAAATAAATGAAAAAAGGCTGAATCATGAAGCATTTTCACGATTCAGCCCTTATCGAGTTAACTTCTAAAAATCCGAAGCGGAGAATTACAAGTTAGGGTTCATCTCTTTCCACTCAGCTACTGGAGGAACGATGCCAAGCTCTACGATCTCATCGCGCATCTTGCAAAGGTGCTCGTAAGACTTCTGGAGGCTAGCGAGCTCTTCCTCAGTACCTGTAGGCTCTGTGAAGTGAACACCAGTCTTGTCGATAGTAGTAGGCATAGCCATCATTACGTTCTTGAAACCGAGCTTGTCGTGGTTTACATAGCAACCTGCTGGCAATGTGAACTTCTCGCCACCCATAGCAGCCTCGATCATCTTAACTGCGTTGTAAGCTGGGCTCTGGAATGAAGAACGGCCACGGAGCTTGATGATGTTAGAACCACCCTGTACTGTGTGGTGCTTGATCTCTTCCCAACGCTCGTCAGAAAGACCCATCTCTGCCAATGGCTTGCCGTCAACCTTAACCTGAGAAGCAAATACAGCCATCTGCTCGCCGTGACCACCATAAGTGTGAGCGCCAGTAACCTTATCCTGCTGTACACCGAACTCGAGGGCCAAAGCCTGCTGCAGACGAGTAGAATCGAGAGCTGCGAGTGATGTCAACTGGTTTGGCTTCAAACCTGAGTGGATAAGTGCTGTAAGAGCTGTAACGTCAGCTGGGTTGAAGATAACAACTACGTGCTCAACCTCTGGGCAGTACTTCTTGATGTTGTCACCAAATTCTGCAGCAATCTTGCAGTTGCCCTTAAGAAGATCCTCACGAGTCATACCCTCCTTACGAGGAGCACCACCAGAAGAAATGATATATTTAGCACCAGTGAAAGCCTCCTCTGGGTTAACAGTATAAGTTACGTTAACACCTGGGAATGCGCACTGCTGAATCTCATCGAAAACACCATGTACACCTGGCTCGAAGATATCATAAAGACAGATGTTTGGAGTAAGACCGAGCATCAAAGCGCTCTGTACCATGTTAGAACCGATCATACCGCCTGCACCGACGATAACGAGTTTGTCATTTGTTAAAAAATTCATAACTACAATTCTTTTTTAAATGTTTATAATCTTTTTCTCCTGAAAAATAGCGGAATGTATCTGGAATAAAGTTTGTAAAACTCCTTCTTTTTACTTTCCGACCGCAAAATTAATAAAAAGTAATGTAAATCGTGCATATTTTTGCGCTTAAATTTGTTGTTAATTCTTAAAAATGTTATCTTTGTAATCTCTAATTAGCAAAATGCATTATTTGGAGTTAAGTTAAACATTAAATTGCATAACAATTATGAATGAAATCGAATTACGTTTAGCTAGATTGAGGGAGTTGATGAAGCGTGAACATCTTTCTGCTTTCATCTTCCCTAGTACAGATGCTCATCAGAGCGAGTATGTTGCCGACCATTGGCGAGGAAGAGAGTGGATCTCTGGTTTTAACGGGTCGGCTGGTACTGCTGTCGTTACAATGAAATCGGCTGCTTTATGGACTGATTCCCGCTACTTCCTGGCTGCGGAAGAACAGTTGGAAGGTACTGAATATCAGCTGATGAGACTGAAAATGGAAGGTACGCCTACTATCGCTGAATGGTTGGGAAAAGAATTGCGGGATGTACAATCTCCAGAGGTTGGACTTGATGGCATGGTCAACTCTTATAATTATGTTAAAGATTTAAGCTATTCTCTCCGTAAACTCGGTGGAATTACGCTTAGAACTAATTTGGACCCTTTGGAACAGATTTGGGAGAATCGTCCTTCGCTTCCTGCAAATCCTGTAGAAATTCAACCATTGGAATATGCTGGAGAGACGCTAGCCTCTAAAGTGGCCCGTATCCGTAAGGCTTTGAGAGGACTTCATGCAGATGGTATGCTCGTTTCTGCTTTGGATGATATTGCTTGGACTTTGAATCTTCGTGGTACAGATGTTCATTGCAATCCTGTATTTGTAAGTTATTTGTTGATTGAGAGCGATAAAGTTTCTCTTTTCGTGGATGATAATAAATTATCTCCTGAAGTAAAACAGTATCTTCAAGACAATCAGGTTTCTCTCTATAAATATAATAAGGTGGAAAAATGCCTTGAATCATATTCGGAATATAATATCCTGTTAGATGGAAATGAAACGAGCTATTATCTGTGGAAAGCAGTAAAATGCCAGGAAATTGTTGCTGCTGGTTCTCCTGTTCCGGCTATGAAGGCTGTGAAAAATAAAGCAGAAATAGAGGGCTACCGTAGTGCGATGCTTAAAGATGGTGTTGCTATGGTTAAGTTCTTGAAGTGGCTGAAACCTGCTGTTGAGGCTGGCGGACAAACAGAAATTTCCATTGATGAGAAATTAACGTCGCTACGTGCCGAACAGAAACTGTTCAGAGATATTTCTTTTGATACGATTGCCGGCTATGCGCAGCATGGAGCAATTGTCCATTATGAGGCAACTCCTGAAACAGATGTCGTTCTGAAACCGGAAGACTTGATTCTGATAGACTCTGGCGCTCAATACCAGGATGGTACTACTGATATTACCCGTACCATAGCCTTGGGGGCCGTATCTGAAGAGATGAAGCATGTTTATACCTTGGTTCTGAAAGCGCATATTCAGTTGGAATTGGTTAAATTCCCCGATGGTGCATCAGGAACACAGTTGGATGCTGTAGGAAGAGAGTGTATGTGGCGTGAAGGATATAATTTCTTGCATGGTACAGGCCATGGAGTAGGTTCGTATCTCTGTGTGCACGAAGGCCCTCATCAAATAAGAATGGAGTGGATGCCTACACCTTTGAGAGCTGGAATGACCTTGACTGATGAGCCTGGTTTGTATCTGGCAGGTAAGTTTGGCGTAAGAATAGAAAATACGGTGCTGATTTCAGACTACATGTCTACTGAGTTCGGTAAATTCCTGCAGATAGAGCCTCTTACTCTTTGTCCTATAGATACCACTCCTATAGATGTTGATATGTTGTTGCCTGAAGAGATTGACTGGCTCAATGCTTATCATCATTCAGTTTATGAAAAATTGTCTCCTTTCCTTGATGAAGAGGAGAAAATATGGCTTGAAAATGCTACAAAACCCATAAAATGAACATTTTAGAGTAAAAAGTTGAAGAAAAACTTGGTAGTTTGATAAAATAGATGTAATTTTGCACCCGCAAATTGTGGCATTGCCATATTTCGCATTGAATAACATAAGTTTAACATAATAAATTAAAAGCAAAAAAATGATTATTGTACCAGTTAAAGACGGTGAGAACATCGAGAGAGCTCTCAAGAAGTTTAAGAGAAAATTCGAAAAGACAGGTGTTGTTAAGGAGCTTCGTGCTCGTCAGCAGTATGACAAGCCTTCTGTTTTGAAGCGTCTCAAGATGGAACACGCCATCTACGTACAGCAGTTGCGTGCAAACGAGGAATAAAAGTAAAAAATCCTCAAAAAATTTGGTAGTTTAAAATAATTTTCGTAACTTCGTTGCCGAAATGAAAAAGGTACGACGTTATGTTGAGTATAGATAAGTTCTTGGAATATTTGCGCTCTGAACTGAACAGGTCGCAGAGGACGGTAGAAAACTATCGCGAAGATTTGAAACTCTTTGAGCAGTATGCTAGGAACTTGTCTGAATCCTTCACTTGGGAATCTGTTGATTCTGATATGATTCGCAACTGGATGGAGCATATGATAGATGCAGGAAATAAGGCAACCTCGGTTAATCGCCGGTTGAGTGCTTTGAAAATGTTCTATCGGTTTGCTTTAGTCAGACATTATGTGGAGTCGGATCCCGCTCATAGCCTCAAAGGACCTAAGGAGAGTAGACCGCTACCTCAATTCTTGAAAGAAAATGAGATGGATGAGTTGCTTGACAGAAAAATGTGGGGCGATGATTATAATAATGTACGCGCACGTACTATTATAATATTGTTCTATGAGACGGGGGTGCGATTGTCAGAGTTGATAGGGCTTGATGTTGACGATGTGAACTTTATCAAAAAAGAGATAAAGATTACGGGTAAGGGAAACAAACAACGTATAGTTCCTTTTGGTGACGAGCTTAAAAATGCTCTTTCGGAATATTTGGCTCTAAGAGCACAAAGGGTGATGGTTAAGACTGGAGCTCTTTTGCTTGCGGATAAGGGCGGACGGATGAGTCCGGTTCAAGTCAGAGAAATCGTGAAGGAGAACCTCGCAAGGGTTTGCTCGTTGAAAAAGAAAAGTCCGCACGTGTTGAGGCATACGTTTGCTACTGCAATGTTGAATCATGGTGCAGGAATTGAAAGTTTGAAAAGACTGTTAGGACATGCGAAACTCTCGACGACCGAGATTTATACGCATACAACGTTTGAGCAGTTGAAACGAGTTTATATTGAAGCCCATCCTCGGGCGTAACCTTTTAAAAAATGGAGGTAACTATGGAAATTAAGATTCAGTCGATTCACTTCGACGCTACCGAGAAGTTACAGGCGTTTATCGAAAAGAAAGTCGCCAAGTTAGAAAAAACTTTTGAAGATATACAGAAAGTAGAGGTGCAATTAAAGGTCGTGAAGCCTGCTACTGCCTTGAATAAGGAAGTTCATCTGGAAGTTGCTGTCCCTGGAACCAAGTTGTTCGTAGAAAAGACATGTGACACTTTTGAGGAAGGAATTGACCAGGCAGTGGACTCAATGAAGGTTCAATTGACCAAATTTAAAGAAAAATCAAGGAATCGATAAAAAAAACTCGAAAAAATTTTGTTGATTCAAAAAATAGTTGTATCTTTGCAGCCGTTTTCCGATAGATGGAAATTTAGCCGTATTGCGGCTGTAAAGATTGCCTCTTTAGCTCAGTTGGCCAGAGCACGTGATTTGTAATCTCGGGGTCGTTGGTTCGAATCCGACAAGAGGCTCAGAAAAAGAAAAATTTGGGTAGTTACCAGAGTGGCCAAATGGGGCAGACTGTAAATCTGCTGGCTATGCCTTCGGTGGTTCGAATCCATCACTACCCACTTTCTTTGATAAGCGGAAATAGCTCAGTTGATAGAGCACTAGCCTTCCAAGCTGGGGGTCGCGGGTTTGAGCCCCGTTTTCCGCTCAATTTATTAACTTGCTGTAATAGCTCAGTGGTAGAGCACTTCCTTGGTAAGGAAGAGGTCCTGAGTTCAACTCTCAGTTACAGCTCTATCGTTCTAGATGCTTAGGATGGTAGAGGAACAGATTATTCATTTATATAAATAAAAAGAAAAGCTATGGCTAAAGAAGAATTCGTGCGTACCAAACCGCATGTTAACATTGGTACAATTGGTCATGTTGACCATGGTAAGACTACTCTGACCGCTGCTATCTCTAAGGTATTGAACGAGAAGCTCGGTACATCTGAGGCAGTTAAGTCATTCGATCAGATTGATAATGCTCCTGAGGAGAAAGAGCGTGGTATCACTATCAACTCTGCTCACATCGAGTATGAGACAGCAAAGCGTCACTATGCACACGTTGACTGTCCTGGACACGCTGACTATGTAAAGAACATGGTTACTGGTGCTGCTCAGATGGATGGTGCAATCTTGGTTTGTGCTGCTACTGATGGTCCTATGCCACAGACACGTGAGCACGTACTTCTTGCACGTCAGGTAAACGTACCTCGTTTGGTTGTTTTCTTGAACAAGTGCGATATGGTTGATGATGAGGAGATGCTTGAGCTCGTTGAGATGGAGCTTCGTGAGATCCTCGAGCAGTATGGTTACGAGGAGGATACTCCAATTGTACGTGGTTCTGCTCTCGGTGCTTTGAACGGTGTTGAGAAGTGGGTTAAGTCTGTTGAGACTTTGATGGATACAGTTGATGAGTGGATTCAGGAGCCAGAGCGCGAGATTGATAAGCCATTCTTGATGCCTATCGAGGATGTATTCTCAATTACAGGTCGTGGTACTGTTGCTACAGGTCGTATTGAGACAGGTCGTTGCAAGGTAGGTGACGAAGTTCAGTTGCTCGGTCTTGGTGAGGACAAGAAGTCAGTTATTACTGGTGTTGAGATGTTCCGTAAGATCCTTGCTGAGGGTGAAGCTGGTGATAACGTAGGTTTGCTTCTCCGTGGTATCGATAAGGCTGAGGTTAAGCGTGGTATGGTAGTTGTACACCCAGGTGCTATTACTCCTCACGATCACTTCAAGGCTTCTATCTATGTATTGAAGAAGGAAGAGGGTGGTCGTCACACTCCATTCGGTAACAAGTATCGTCCTCAGTTCTATCTCCGTACTATGGACTGTACAGGTGAAATCAAGCTTCCAGAGGGAGTTGAGATGGTAATGCCTGGTGATAACGTAGAGATTGAGGTAGAGTTGATCTACAAGGTTGCTTTGAACGAGGGTCTTCGTTTCGCTATCCGTGAGGGTGGTCGTACAGTAGGTTCTGGTCAGATTACAACAATTCTCGACGATATCAAGTAATTTAGATTTATCTAATTTGCTATATATATCAGACTCCCCTCCTAAGGGAGCGGGAGTCTTTCTACGGGTTTAGCTCAGTTGGTAGAGCACTGGTCTCCAAAACCAGGTGTCGAGGGTTCGAGCCCTTCAACCCGTGCTAAATAGAAGATAATATGAATAAAATAGTAAATTATTGCAAGGCATGTTACGATGAACTTGCGCATAAGACTACTTGGCCATCACGTGCCGAACTTACTCATAGTGCAATGGTTGTATTATCTGCTTCCCTAGTCATTGCACTTGTTGTGTTCGCGATGGATTCTATTTTCAAAGCCTTTATGGGTGTAGTTTATCCAGGTTAATTTTTTAAGGAAATGGCAGACGCAGGAAATAAATGGTATGTGCTTAAAGCCGTTAGTGGTAAGGAAGCTAAGGTGAAAGAATACATCGAAGCTGAAATGAAGCACAATGACTTACTAGCAGCAAATGTTTCTCAGGTGTTGATTCCAGTTGAGAAGCATGCAACTGTGCGTAATGGAAAGAGAGTCGTTAAAGAAAAGGTTTCTCTTCCAGGTTATGTTTTTGTGGAGGCCAAACTGAAGGGTGATGTAGCGCATACGTTGCGTTTCCTCCCTAATGTTTTGGGTTTCCTTGGAGGTTTGGATGAACCTACACCAGTTCCACAGCGCGATATCAATCGTATGCTGGGTTCTGCTGAGGAGACTGAGTTTGAGGAGAATCTTGATTGTCCTTACTTGGTTAATGATACCGTTAAGGTTATGGAAGGTCCATTCAGTGGTTTCAGCGGAATCGTTGAAGAGGTTAATGCTGAAAAGCATAAGCTGAAAGTTACGGTTAAGATCTTCGGACGTAAAACTCCGTTGGAATTAGGTTTTATGCAAGTAGAAAAGGAATAGGATTCTGTTACGAGATTGTTATTCCTTATAAGTTTCAATTTTAAATATTAACAAAGAAATGGCTAAAGAAGTTGCTGGATTAATCAAATTACAGATTAAAGGTGGCGCTGCGAATCCTTCACCTCCAGTAGGACCTGCATTGGGTTCTAAGGGTATTAATATTATGGGATTCTGCAAGGAATTCAACGCCCGTACCCAGGACAAAGCAGGTAAAGTGTTGCCAGTAGTTATTACTTATTATACTGACAAGTCTTTTGATTTTATTATCAAGACTCCACCTGCTGCAGTTCAATTGAAAGAGGCTGCCAAAATCAAGTCAGGTTCTGCTCAGCCTAATCGTCAGAAGGTTGCTTCTCTTACTTGGGATCAGGTAAAGGTAATCGCTGAGGATAAGATGAAGGACTTGAACTGCTTTACTGTAGAATCAGCTATGAAGCTCATCGCTGGTACTGCAAGAAGTATGGGTATTACTGTAAAAGGGGACTTCCCTGGTAAATAATTTAAAACTTCAATTAGAAAAATGAGTAAACTGACAAAAAATCAAAAATCAGTAGCTGATAAGGTTGAAGCAGGGAAGGCATACACATTGAAGGAGGCTTCAGAGTTGGTAAAGGAAATTACCA includes these proteins:
- a CDS encoding DUF3737 family protein, whose protein sequence is MELIKKKSFGGERPLFGAHDVRLEDITITDGESGIKCCQNIECHHSKFYGKYPWWHVDGSLITDCYFAPESRSAIWYSDNMVMKDCAIDGPKFFREMKNLDLENVNITDADETFWKVDGLKLKNVKLHDGTYPFMFSKNIYVDGLESDSKYVFQYCRNVEIHNAKITTKDSFWECENVTVYDSELNGEYLAWHSKNIKFVRCHISGEQPLCYMDHVTLENCTFDKECDRAFEDCTNIDAQIKGSITNIKNPISGRIEADEVGSVTYTEFAKAPKGACKITDKSK
- a CDS encoding malate dehydrogenase, with amino-acid sequence MNFLTNDKLVIVGAGGMIGSNMVQSALMLGLTPNICLYDIFEPGVHGVFDEIQQCAFPGVNVTYTVNPEEAFTGAKYIISSGGAPRKEGMTREDLLKGNCKIAAEFGDNIKKYCPEVEHVVVIFNPADVTALTALIHSGLKPNQLTSLAALDSTRLQQALALEFGVQQDKVTGAHTYGGHGEQMAVFASQVKVDGKPLAEMGLSDERWEEIKHHTVQGGSNIIKLRGRSSFQSPAYNAVKMIEAAMGGEKFTLPAGCYVNHDKLGFKNVMMAMPTTIDKTGVHFTEPTGTEEELASLQKSYEHLCKMRDEIVELGIVPPVAEWKEMNPNL
- a CDS encoding aminopeptidase P family protein codes for the protein MNEIELRLARLRELMKREHLSAFIFPSTDAHQSEYVADHWRGREWISGFNGSAGTAVVTMKSAALWTDSRYFLAAEEQLEGTEYQLMRLKMEGTPTIAEWLGKELRDVQSPEVGLDGMVNSYNYVKDLSYSLRKLGGITLRTNLDPLEQIWENRPSLPANPVEIQPLEYAGETLASKVARIRKALRGLHADGMLVSALDDIAWTLNLRGTDVHCNPVFVSYLLIESDKVSLFVDDNKLSPEVKQYLQDNQVSLYKYNKVEKCLESYSEYNILLDGNETSYYLWKAVKCQEIVAAGSPVPAMKAVKNKAEIEGYRSAMLKDGVAMVKFLKWLKPAVEAGGQTEISIDEKLTSLRAEQKLFRDISFDTIAGYAQHGAIVHYEATPETDVVLKPEDLILIDSGAQYQDGTTDITRTIALGAVSEEMKHVYTLVLKAHIQLELVKFPDGASGTQLDAVGRECMWREGYNFLHGTGHGVGSYLCVHEGPHQIRMEWMPTPLRAGMTLTDEPGLYLAGKFGVRIENTVLISDYMSTEFGKFLQIEPLTLCPIDTTPIDVDMLLPEEIDWLNAYHHSVYEKLSPFLDEEEKIWLENATKPIK
- the rpsU gene encoding 30S ribosomal protein S21, coding for MIIVPVKDGENIERALKKFKRKFEKTGVVKELRARQQYDKPSVLKRLKMEHAIYVQQLRANEE
- the xerA gene encoding site-specific tyrosine recombinase/integron integrase: MSIDKFLEYLRSELNRSQRTVENYREDLKLFEQYARNLSESFTWESVDSDMIRNWMEHMIDAGNKATSVNRRLSALKMFYRFALVRHYVESDPAHSLKGPKESRPLPQFLKENEMDELLDRKMWGDDYNNVRARTIIILFYETGVRLSELIGLDVDDVNFIKKEIKITGKGNKQRIVPFGDELKNALSEYLALRAQRVMVKTGALLLADKGGRMSPVQVREIVKENLARVCSLKKKSPHVLRHTFATAMLNHGAGIESLKRLLGHAKLSTTEIYTHTTFEQLKRVYIEAHPRA
- the hpf gene encoding ribosome hibernation-promoting factor, HPF/YfiA family → MEIKIQSIHFDATEKLQAFIEKKVAKLEKTFEDIQKVEVQLKVVKPATALNKEVHLEVAVPGTKLFVEKTCDTFEEGIDQAVDSMKVQLTKFKEKSRNR
- the tuf gene encoding elongation factor Tu → MAKEEFVRTKPHVNIGTIGHVDHGKTTLTAAISKVLNEKLGTSEAVKSFDQIDNAPEEKERGITINSAHIEYETAKRHYAHVDCPGHADYVKNMVTGAAQMDGAILVCAATDGPMPQTREHVLLARQVNVPRLVVFLNKCDMVDDEEMLELVEMELREILEQYGYEEDTPIVRGSALGALNGVEKWVKSVETLMDTVDEWIQEPEREIDKPFLMPIEDVFSITGRGTVATGRIETGRCKVGDEVQLLGLGEDKKSVITGVEMFRKILAEGEAGDNVGLLLRGIDKAEVKRGMVVVHPGAITPHDHFKASIYVLKKEEGGRHTPFGNKYRPQFYLRTMDCTGEIKLPEGVEMVMPGDNVEIEVELIYKVALNEGLRFAIREGGRTVGSGQITTILDDIK
- the secE gene encoding preprotein translocase subunit SecE, translating into MNKIVNYCKACYDELAHKTTWPSRAELTHSAMVVLSASLVIALVVFAMDSIFKAFMGVVYPG
- the nusG gene encoding transcription termination/antitermination protein NusG, with the protein product MADAGNKWYVLKAVSGKEAKVKEYIEAEMKHNDLLAANVSQVLIPVEKHATVRNGKRVVKEKVSLPGYVFVEAKLKGDVAHTLRFLPNVLGFLGGLDEPTPVPQRDINRMLGSAEETEFEENLDCPYLVNDTVKVMEGPFSGFSGIVEEVNAEKHKLKVTVKIFGRKTPLELGFMQVEKE
- the rplK gene encoding 50S ribosomal protein L11, which produces MAKEVAGLIKLQIKGGAANPSPPVGPALGSKGINIMGFCKEFNARTQDKAGKVLPVVITYYTDKSFDFIIKTPPAAVQLKEAAKIKSGSAQPNRQKVASLTWDQVKVIAEDKMKDLNCFTVESAMKLIAGTARSMGITVKGDFPGK